The following are from one region of the Myotis daubentonii chromosome 2, mMyoDau2.1, whole genome shotgun sequence genome:
- the C2H22orf23 gene encoding UPF0193 protein EVG1, with the protein MASQDRVKAVTKGTGFCRCPKQTTYTLGTCELLRVMMKESKLTKFQQRHIMDTMKKGEALPLYCSPTSSQRVLPAKQPASAVCLPPILEARSQLRPASMCQANGAYSREQFKPRATRDLEKEKRRLQDIFATGKDKEERKRKPRAVQRKDPAPEPDRFEELVKEIQERKDFLAEMEALGRARQYRGLILTEISQKLREMEDIDHQRSKELRKALATA; encoded by the exons ATGGCTTCCCAGGATAGGGTAAAGGCAGTGACCAAAGGAACGGGCTTCTGTCGCTGCCCCAAGCAGACCACTTACACCCTTGGAACCTGCGAGCTCCTCAGAG TGATGATGAAGGAATCCAAACTGACCAAGTTCCAACAGCGACACATCATGGACACCATGAAAA AAGGAGAAGCTCTGCCCCTGTACTGCAGCCCGACATCCAGCCAGAGGGTCTTGCCTGCCAAGCAGCCGGCCTCAGCCGTCTGCCTGCCTCCCATCCTGGAGGCCCGGTCCCAGCTCCGGCCTGCCAGCATGTGCCAGGCCAATGGGGCCTACAGCCGGGAGCAGTTCAAGCCTCGAGCCACCC GAGATCTGGAGAAGGAGAAGCGAAGACTCCAGGACATCTTTGCCACGGGGAAGGACAAGGAGGAACGGAAAAGGAAGCCCCGTGCTGTGCAGCGGAAGGACCCAGCCCCCGAGCCGGACCGGTTTGAAGAAC TGGTCAAGGAGATCCAGGAGAGGAAAGACTTCCTGGCTGAGATGGAGGCCCTGGGCCGGGCCAGACAGTACCGAGGGCTCATCCTCACGGAGATCTCCCAG AAACTACGGGAAATGGAGGACATCGACCACCAGAGGAGCAAGGAACTCAGGAAGGCTCTGGCCACTGCCTAG